One genomic window of Microbacterium testaceum StLB037 includes the following:
- the nrdI gene encoding class Ib ribonucleoside-diphosphate reductase assembly flavoprotein NrdI — protein MSAVLSATTAPLLVYFSSVSGNTARFIEKLGMRAQRIPLRPTDSPLVIDEPFVLVTPTYGGGAGRGVEKGAVPKQVIRFLNEERNRRHIRGVISAGNTNFGDAFCLAGDIISRKCNVPHLYRLEVFGTPDDVERVTEGLERWWKLS, from the coding sequence ATGAGCGCTGTCCTGTCGGCGACCACGGCTCCGCTGCTCGTCTACTTCTCGAGCGTGTCGGGAAACACCGCACGTTTCATCGAGAAGCTCGGCATGCGGGCCCAGCGCATCCCCCTTCGGCCGACCGATTCGCCCCTCGTCATCGACGAACCCTTCGTGCTGGTCACCCCCACTTACGGTGGGGGTGCCGGCCGGGGCGTCGAGAAGGGCGCGGTCCCCAAGCAGGTCATCCGCTTCCTCAACGAGGAACGGAACCGACGACACATCCGCGGAGTCATCTCCGCGGGCAACACGAACTTCGGCGACGCGTTCTGCCTCGCCGGCGACATCATCAGCCGCAAGTGCAACGTGCCGCACCTGTACCGGCTGGAAGTATTCGGCACGCCCGACGACGTCGAGCGGGTCACCGAGGGATTGGAACGATGGTGGAAGTTGAGCTGA
- the nrdH gene encoding glutaredoxin-like protein NrdH produces the protein MAITVYTKPSCVQCTATYRALDSKGIEYNVLDLSEDASALEQVKSLGYLQAPVVVTDEDHWSGFRPDKIDELASRLA, from the coding sequence ATGGCGATCACGGTCTACACCAAGCCGTCGTGCGTTCAGTGCACGGCCACCTACCGCGCGCTCGACTCGAAGGGCATCGAGTACAACGTGCTCGACCTGTCGGAAGACGCTTCCGCGCTCGAGCAGGTCAAGTCGCTCGGCTACCTTCAGGCCCCCGTCGTCGTCACCGACGAGGACCACTGGTCGGGCTTCCGTCCCGACAAGATCGACGAGCTCGCGTCGCGCCTGGCGTGA
- a CDS encoding MFS transporter, translated as MAGYRELLQTPGVGRIIAAQLTARFPNGMTSLAVLLHIEHVTGSYGAAGLVLAATSVGQAISGPITSRWMGIWGMRRVLSVTLLVCAAAIATLALIEMPLPLYMVLGLIAGLSTPPIQSAVRTIYPKMVNSKQLTPLFSLDASLQEIIWVLAPVLITLVATQVGTVPGLLLVVVILLGGGAWFILSPEVGRVRIPRSRRRLGRVLGKAPVLLATATGFLLIGACAAVEAGVVATFDHGGLEAGLILAVFAVGSLAGGLSFGHIPIGPWAMARRLAIVALGLSLTIVSLNAWWLGATLLIAGAGIAPALAVMFAMTSASVRFSETAEAYGWISTGQLIGAAAGSAVAGFLVDGIGPQGAYVAAAAFALVGFAVAAVFVKGFPDLRHRDSSPIPDTEPVETIT; from the coding sequence GTGGCCGGCTACCGCGAACTTCTCCAGACCCCGGGCGTTGGGCGTATCATCGCCGCCCAGCTGACCGCACGCTTCCCCAACGGCATGACGAGCCTGGCCGTCCTGCTGCACATCGAGCACGTCACCGGCTCGTACGGCGCCGCGGGTCTCGTGCTCGCCGCCACGAGCGTCGGGCAGGCGATCTCGGGTCCGATCACGAGTCGGTGGATGGGCATCTGGGGCATGCGTCGCGTGCTCAGCGTGACACTCCTCGTGTGCGCGGCCGCCATCGCGACCCTCGCGCTCATCGAGATGCCGCTCCCCCTCTACATGGTCCTGGGCTTGATCGCCGGGCTGTCGACGCCCCCGATCCAGTCGGCCGTGCGCACCATCTACCCCAAGATGGTCAACTCGAAGCAGCTCACTCCCCTGTTCTCCCTCGACGCGTCGCTGCAAGAGATCATCTGGGTGCTCGCGCCCGTGCTGATCACCCTCGTCGCCACGCAGGTCGGCACCGTCCCGGGCCTCCTTCTCGTCGTGGTCATCCTGCTCGGCGGCGGCGCGTGGTTCATCCTGAGCCCCGAGGTCGGACGCGTGCGCATCCCCCGCAGCCGCCGGCGACTGGGCCGCGTGCTCGGCAAGGCCCCGGTGCTGCTCGCGACCGCCACGGGCTTCCTGTTGATCGGCGCGTGCGCCGCCGTCGAAGCCGGCGTCGTCGCGACCTTCGACCACGGCGGCCTCGAGGCCGGCCTGATCCTCGCGGTCTTCGCGGTCGGCAGCCTCGCCGGGGGCTTGTCCTTCGGCCACATCCCGATCGGTCCCTGGGCCATGGCCCGCCGCCTCGCGATCGTCGCGCTCGGCCTCTCGCTCACCATCGTGTCGCTGAACGCCTGGTGGCTGGGGGCGACCCTCCTCATCGCCGGAGCGGGCATCGCCCCGGCCCTCGCCGTGATGTTCGCGATGACGTCGGCGAGCGTCCGCTTCAGCGAGACGGCCGAAGCCTACGGCTGGATCAGCACCGGCCAGCTCATCGGCGCGGCCGCGGGATCCGCCGTCGCCGGCTTCCTCGTCGACGGCATCGGCCCGCAGGGCGCCTACGTCGCGGCCGCCGCCTTCGCCCTCGTCGGGTTCGCCGTTGCCGCGGTGTTCGTCAAGGGCTTCCCCGACCTCCGCCACCGCGACTCGAGCCCGATCCCCGACACCGAACCGGTCGAGACGATCACCTGA
- a CDS encoding LacI family DNA-binding transcriptional regulator, producing MSRTESRRVTQRQIAQLAGVSQATVSLVLNNRTGGDIRIPDETRERVLRVIEETKYVADPSARRLAGVDNRILGVFTYEPAFPTRSLDFYTPLLNGIEAGAEELGSDLLLFTSTPVVDGRRRLFHERNRLRLADGVLLLGVEMDPNELARLVIEGFRVVAVGRRDTPAIPYVGIDYTAATAEVVRRALALGHRRVLYLRLDSDGESVRDRYQGVLDATAAADVVLADRLSDGSDLEADWREITTFAPTLVIAESPEVAQSLHDRALHEGYGVPRDLSIIALGSSPRVSPDDVSFTRLNPPRTELGQRAVHLLARLLSDDDYPSADELRTLLPCPIIDGATLSAPTLEARP from the coding sequence ATGTCGCGTACCGAGTCACGTCGTGTCACCCAGCGTCAGATCGCCCAGCTCGCCGGGGTGAGTCAGGCGACCGTTTCTCTCGTCCTCAACAACCGGACCGGCGGAGACATCCGCATCCCGGACGAAACACGCGAGCGCGTGCTCCGCGTGATCGAGGAGACCAAGTACGTCGCGGATCCGTCCGCCCGCCGCCTCGCCGGGGTCGACAATCGCATCCTCGGCGTCTTCACGTACGAGCCGGCCTTCCCGACGCGGAGCCTGGACTTCTACACGCCGCTGCTGAACGGTATCGAGGCCGGCGCGGAGGAGCTCGGAAGCGACCTGCTGCTCTTCACCAGCACTCCCGTGGTCGACGGGCGGCGTCGGCTTTTCCACGAGCGCAATCGCCTTCGTCTCGCCGACGGCGTTCTCCTGCTCGGTGTCGAAATGGATCCGAACGAGCTGGCGCGCCTCGTCATCGAGGGCTTCCGAGTGGTCGCCGTGGGTCGTCGCGACACTCCGGCCATCCCGTACGTCGGTATCGACTACACCGCGGCGACAGCCGAGGTGGTCAGGCGGGCGTTGGCGCTCGGGCACCGGCGAGTCCTGTACCTCCGGCTGGACAGCGACGGCGAGTCGGTACGTGATCGCTATCAGGGAGTCCTCGACGCCACGGCGGCGGCCGACGTGGTTCTCGCGGATCGCCTCAGCGACGGGTCCGACCTCGAAGCGGACTGGCGCGAGATCACGACCTTCGCCCCGACGCTCGTGATCGCCGAGTCGCCCGAGGTCGCGCAGAGCCTGCACGATCGTGCGCTGCACGAGGGCTACGGAGTACCGCGCGACCTGAGCATCATCGCACTCGGCTCTTCGCCGCGCGTGAGCCCCGACGATGTCAGCTTCACGCGACTGAACCCGCCGCGCACCGAACTCGGACAGCGCGCGGTCCACCTTCTCGCGCGCCTGCTCTCGGACGACGACTACCCGTCGGCCGACGAGCTGCGGACCCTTCTCCCGTGTCCCATCATCGACGGCGCGACGCTGAGCGCGCCCACCCTGGAGGCTCGCCCATGA
- the nrdE gene encoding class 1b ribonucleoside-diphosphate reductase subunit alpha, with amino-acid sequence MVEVELTDVDFKTEARFEGLDYHALNAMLNLYDADGKIQFDADKRAAREYFLQHVNQNTVFFHSLKERLDYLVEKEYYEPTVLEKYSMEFIQELNDRAYGAKFRFETFLGAFKYYTSYTLKTFDGKRYLERFEDRVVMTALALADGDQRLAVQLVDEIISGRFQPATPTFLNAGKAQRGELVSCFLLRIEDNMESIARGINSALQLSKRGGGVALLLSNIREAGAPIKQIENQSSGIIPVMKLLEDSFSYANQLGARQGAGAVYLNAHHPDILRFLDTKRENADEKIRIKTLSLGVVIPDVTFELAKNGEDMYLFSPYDVEKVYGKPFGDISVTEKYREMVDDPRIKKTKINAREFFQTLAEIQFESGYPYIMFEDTVNKANPIAGRINMSNLCSEILQVNTPTTYNEDLSYDTIGKDISCNLGSMNIALAMDGGDLGLTVETAIRALTAVSVQSHIASVRSIEDGNDRSHAIGLGQMNLHGYLAREHVYYGSEEGIDFTNIYFYTVLFHALRASNRLAIERGTAFDGFENSTYASGEFFDKYTDQVWEPQTAKAKELFAGVQIPTQDDWRELKASVQAHGIYNQNLQAVPPTGSISYINNSTSSIHPIASKIEIRKEGKLGRVYYPAPFMTNENLEYYQDAYEIGYEKVIDTYAAATQHVDQGLSLTLFFKDTVTTRDINKAQIYAWRKGIKTIYYIRLRQLALEGTDMTECVSCML; translated from the coding sequence ATGGTGGAAGTTGAGCTGACCGACGTGGACTTCAAGACCGAAGCGCGGTTCGAGGGCCTGGATTACCACGCCCTGAACGCGATGCTGAACCTGTACGACGCCGACGGCAAGATCCAGTTCGACGCCGACAAGCGCGCGGCGCGGGAGTACTTCCTGCAGCACGTGAACCAGAACACGGTGTTCTTCCACTCGCTCAAGGAGCGGCTCGACTACCTCGTCGAGAAGGAGTACTACGAGCCGACCGTGCTCGAGAAGTACTCGATGGAGTTCATCCAGGAGCTGAACGACCGCGCGTACGGTGCCAAGTTCCGCTTCGAGACGTTCCTCGGCGCGTTCAAGTACTACACGAGCTACACGCTCAAGACCTTCGACGGCAAGCGCTACCTCGAGCGCTTCGAGGACCGCGTCGTCATGACCGCCCTCGCGCTCGCCGACGGCGACCAGCGTCTCGCGGTGCAGCTCGTCGATGAGATCATCTCGGGCCGCTTCCAGCCCGCGACCCCGACGTTCCTCAACGCGGGCAAGGCCCAGCGCGGCGAGCTCGTGTCGTGCTTCCTGCTCCGCATCGAAGACAACATGGAGTCGATCGCGCGCGGCATCAACTCCGCTCTGCAGCTGTCGAAGCGCGGCGGCGGCGTGGCCCTGCTGCTGTCGAACATCCGCGAGGCGGGTGCGCCGATCAAGCAGATCGAGAACCAGTCCTCGGGCATCATCCCCGTCATGAAGCTCCTCGAAGACAGCTTCAGCTACGCCAACCAGCTGGGCGCCCGCCAGGGTGCCGGTGCGGTGTACCTCAACGCCCACCACCCCGACATCCTGCGGTTCCTCGACACCAAGCGCGAGAACGCCGACGAGAAGATCCGCATCAAGACCCTGTCGCTGGGTGTCGTCATCCCCGACGTCACGTTCGAGCTCGCCAAGAACGGCGAGGACATGTACCTCTTCTCGCCCTACGACGTCGAGAAGGTCTACGGCAAGCCGTTCGGCGACATCTCGGTCACCGAGAAGTACCGCGAGATGGTCGACGACCCGCGCATCAAGAAGACCAAGATCAATGCGCGCGAGTTCTTCCAGACCCTCGCCGAGATCCAGTTCGAGTCGGGCTACCCGTACATCATGTTCGAGGACACGGTGAACAAGGCCAACCCGATCGCCGGTCGCATCAACATGTCGAACCTCTGCTCGGAGATCCTGCAGGTCAACACGCCGACCACGTACAACGAGGACCTCTCGTACGACACCATCGGCAAGGACATCTCCTGCAACCTCGGCTCGATGAACATCGCGCTCGCGATGGACGGGGGCGACCTCGGCCTCACGGTCGAGACCGCGATCCGCGCCCTCACCGCGGTCAGCGTGCAGAGCCACATCGCCTCGGTGCGTTCGATCGAAGACGGCAACGACCGCTCGCACGCCATCGGCCTCGGCCAGATGAACCTGCACGGGTACCTCGCTCGCGAGCACGTCTACTACGGCTCCGAAGAGGGCATCGACTTCACGAACATCTACTTCTACACGGTGCTCTTCCACGCGCTGCGTGCCTCGAACCGTCTCGCGATTGAGCGCGGCACGGCCTTCGACGGCTTCGAGAACTCCACCTACGCCTCGGGCGAGTTCTTCGACAAGTACACCGACCAGGTGTGGGAGCCGCAGACGGCCAAGGCGAAGGAGCTCTTCGCCGGTGTTCAGATCCCCACGCAGGACGACTGGCGCGAGCTGAAGGCCTCGGTCCAGGCGCACGGCATCTACAACCAGAACCTGCAGGCCGTGCCGCCGACCGGCTCGATCTCGTACATCAACAACTCCACGAGCTCGATCCACCCGATCGCGTCGAAGATCGAGATCCGCAAGGAAGGCAAGCTCGGTCGCGTCTACTACCCGGCGCCGTTCATGACGAACGAGAACCTGGAGTACTACCAGGACGCGTACGAGATCGGCTACGAGAAGGTCATCGACACGTACGCCGCGGCGACGCAGCACGTCGACCAGGGCCTGTCGCTGACGCTGTTCTTCAAGGACACCGTCACCACGCGCGACATCAACAAGGCGCAGATCTACGCGTGGCGCAAGGGCATCAAGACCATCTACTACATCCGTCTGCGTCAGCTGGCGCTCGAGGGCACCGACATGACCGAGTGCGTCTCGTGCATGCTCTGA
- a CDS encoding FAD-dependent oxidoreductase: MSALHTEVLVVGGGMGGVAAALAAARQGRQVVLTEEYEWLGGQLTSQAVPPDEHTWIEQFGATASYRELRDGIRDHYRLWYPLTSAARKEVALNPGAGLVSRLCAEPRAGVAVIEGLLAPHLSAGRLRILRGVRPTAAFREGDRIDAVEVTAEDGTRTRITADYVLDATELGDLLPLAEVEHVTGFESRAQTGEPSAPEEAQPENQQAFSWCFVIDHVEGDHTIDKPDDYDEWRARQPEFWGAPMISLTGPHPRTLETFTRTFTPTIDGDPLAMLADQRAGGGDEELWTFRRILAKGLFDPGAFDSDIVLVNWPMIDYLDGTLTGPDPEAHRQAAKRQSLAMFYWLQTEAPRPDGGRGWPGLRLRGDVTGTADGFAQAPYIRESRRIVAEYTVVEQDLSIELRGHARPAQYPDTVGVGMYRIDLHPTTGGDNYLDVASVPYEIPLGAMIPVRVDNLLPAGKNLGTTHITNGAFRLHPVEWNVGEVAGTLAAFCLEHSVSPREVRAQSDLLSTFQNRLTQQGVELHWPDVTGY; the protein is encoded by the coding sequence ATGAGCGCACTGCACACCGAAGTCCTGGTCGTCGGCGGGGGGATGGGCGGCGTCGCGGCCGCACTCGCCGCGGCGCGACAAGGACGCCAGGTCGTCCTCACCGAGGAATACGAGTGGCTCGGCGGCCAGCTGACGAGCCAAGCGGTCCCGCCGGATGAGCACACCTGGATCGAGCAGTTCGGCGCCACCGCCAGCTATCGCGAACTCCGCGACGGCATCCGCGATCACTATCGACTGTGGTATCCGCTCACGTCCGCCGCCCGGAAAGAGGTCGCGCTCAACCCGGGCGCCGGTCTCGTCAGCCGCCTCTGCGCCGAGCCCCGTGCCGGAGTCGCCGTGATCGAGGGGCTGCTCGCCCCCCACCTGTCCGCCGGGCGTCTTCGCATCCTGCGGGGTGTGCGACCGACCGCCGCGTTCCGGGAGGGCGACCGCATCGATGCCGTCGAGGTCACGGCGGAGGACGGGACACGGACCCGCATCACCGCCGACTACGTTCTGGATGCCACCGAGCTCGGCGATCTCCTCCCGCTCGCGGAAGTGGAGCACGTCACCGGCTTCGAATCGCGCGCTCAGACCGGCGAGCCCAGCGCGCCCGAAGAAGCCCAGCCGGAGAACCAGCAGGCGTTCAGCTGGTGCTTCGTCATCGATCATGTCGAGGGCGACCACACCATCGACAAGCCGGACGACTACGACGAGTGGCGGGCGCGCCAGCCCGAGTTCTGGGGCGCGCCGATGATCTCGCTCACCGGCCCGCACCCGCGCACCCTTGAGACCTTCACGCGGACCTTCACCCCCACGATCGACGGGGATCCTCTGGCGATGCTCGCCGATCAGCGGGCCGGGGGAGGCGACGAGGAGCTCTGGACCTTCCGGCGCATCCTGGCCAAAGGTCTCTTCGACCCGGGCGCCTTCGACAGCGACATCGTCCTGGTCAATTGGCCGATGATCGACTACCTCGACGGGACCTTGACCGGTCCCGACCCGGAAGCCCACCGTCAGGCCGCGAAGCGGCAGTCGCTCGCGATGTTCTACTGGCTGCAGACCGAGGCCCCGCGCCCGGACGGCGGCCGGGGGTGGCCCGGCCTCCGCTTGCGCGGCGACGTCACGGGCACGGCGGACGGCTTCGCCCAGGCTCCCTACATCCGGGAGTCGAGGCGCATCGTGGCCGAGTACACCGTCGTCGAACAGGACCTCTCCATCGAGCTGCGCGGCCACGCCCGACCCGCGCAGTACCCCGACACGGTCGGTGTCGGGATGTACCGCATCGACCTTCATCCCACGACAGGCGGCGACAACTATCTCGACGTCGCCTCCGTTCCCTACGAGATCCCGCTCGGGGCCATGATCCCCGTGCGAGTGGACAACCTGCTACCCGCGGGCAAGAACCTCGGCACCACGCACATCACCAACGGCGCTTTCCGCCTTCACCCCGTGGAGTGGAACGTCGGCGAAGTGGCAGGCACGCTCGCCGCGTTCTGCCTCGAGCACTCGGTCTCCCCGCGTGAGGTTCGCGCACAGAGCGATCTTCTCTCCACCTTCCAGAACCGCCTGACCCAGCAGGGCGTCGAGCTGCACTGGCCCGACGTCACGGGCTACTAA
- a CDS encoding SRPBCC family protein, whose protein sequence is MRQVEAGLTRQNVADALGVSHQAVHKKYDEPSGFVTAVLHSLDTAPEIIGELLTQAVTLPASTPTAPSDDPLHRSPTAFVPATPDATWALISDPRRHAEWDAVTESVTAGGWAAGVEASGDARRIVRQRGATRPSIPERTGRRAAAPSPPRLSNAKKETTPADLTVQRSAQRGSRICVS, encoded by the coding sequence TTGCGTCAGGTCGAGGCGGGGCTCACGCGGCAGAACGTCGCCGACGCCCTCGGCGTCTCGCACCAAGCCGTCCACAAGAAGTACGACGAGCCGAGCGGCTTCGTCACCGCGGTGCTCCACTCGCTCGATACGGCCCCGGAGATCATCGGCGAGCTCCTCACCCAGGCGGTCACCCTCCCGGCATCCACTCCGACGGCACCGAGCGACGACCCGCTCCACCGGTCCCCCACCGCGTTCGTGCCGGCGACTCCGGATGCCACCTGGGCCCTGATCTCGGATCCTCGACGCCACGCAGAGTGGGATGCGGTGACGGAGTCCGTCACCGCGGGCGGGTGGGCGGCCGGCGTCGAAGCGTCAGGTGACGCGCGTCGCATCGTCCGTCAGCGCGGCGCTACTCGGCCGAGCATCCCGGAGCGCACCGGCCGGCGGGCCGCGGCCCCGTCGCCGCCGCGCCTCTCGAACGCGAAAAAAGAAACGACCCCCGCTGACCTGACCGTTCAACGGTCAGCTCAGCGGGGGTCGCGCATCTGCGTGTCATGA
- a CDS encoding ABC transporter substrate-binding protein translates to MKSAKMLSAAAVIAAASLVFSGCSGSGPSADEPVALRMTVWTSNEAQLALFNEIADAYIADHPEVSSITFDPLDFDSYTTTLTTQLAGGNPPDMAWLLENSAPDFVSSGALVPLNDTLSSTEGYELDDLSEPATQLWRTEDGDLAAYPFSTSPFVVFANDDLLAAAGQPTAAELQASGQWNWNTLSDIGAKVNAATGKAGFVVRDFEYTQWDYLSTVWNGWGASPWSADGKTCSFDAPEMVDAFTFLHDAAFTKKSMPGPGTTADFFAGDAAFTVTQISRASLLKESGITSWELLPLPAGPDGEYSVIGQAGLGALAQGKHPEQAADFIAYFTNPENSEKLAAYFPPARTSQLTAATLSAANPVLTEAQLADVVVPAITSGTVRPSHTGAAEIQQEVRSGLDGLWVADADIAGTLRGVCDTIGPLLEQ, encoded by the coding sequence ATGAAATCAGCAAAGATGCTGAGCGCCGCGGCCGTCATCGCCGCTGCCTCACTCGTTTTCAGCGGCTGCAGCGGCTCCGGCCCCAGCGCCGACGAGCCGGTCGCACTCCGCATGACCGTCTGGACCTCGAATGAGGCGCAGCTCGCCCTCTTCAACGAGATCGCGGACGCCTACATCGCCGATCATCCCGAGGTGTCGAGCATCACGTTCGACCCGCTCGACTTCGACAGCTACACGACGACGCTGACCACCCAGTTGGCGGGCGGGAATCCGCCGGACATGGCGTGGCTCCTCGAGAACTCCGCTCCCGATTTCGTCTCGTCCGGAGCCTTGGTTCCGCTCAACGACACTCTGTCGTCGACGGAGGGCTACGAGCTCGACGACCTGTCCGAACCCGCGACTCAGCTCTGGCGCACGGAGGACGGCGATCTCGCCGCCTACCCGTTCTCCACCTCGCCGTTCGTCGTGTTCGCGAACGACGATCTTCTCGCCGCCGCAGGGCAGCCCACGGCTGCGGAGCTCCAGGCATCGGGCCAGTGGAACTGGAACACGCTGTCGGACATCGGCGCCAAAGTGAATGCCGCGACGGGGAAGGCCGGCTTCGTCGTCCGGGACTTCGAATACACGCAGTGGGACTACCTGTCCACCGTGTGGAACGGCTGGGGGGCGTCGCCGTGGTCCGCTGACGGCAAGACGTGCTCCTTCGATGCACCCGAGATGGTCGATGCCTTCACCTTCCTGCACGACGCGGCCTTCACGAAGAAGTCCATGCCCGGACCGGGGACGACCGCGGACTTCTTCGCCGGAGACGCCGCGTTCACGGTGACGCAGATCTCGCGCGCGTCGCTCCTCAAGGAGTCCGGAATCACGTCGTGGGAGTTGCTTCCCCTTCCGGCAGGACCCGACGGTGAGTACTCGGTGATCGGCCAGGCGGGGCTGGGGGCTCTGGCTCAGGGCAAGCACCCCGAGCAGGCCGCTGACTTCATCGCCTACTTCACGAACCCGGAGAACTCAGAGAAGCTGGCGGCCTACTTCCCGCCGGCGCGCACGTCGCAGCTGACGGCGGCGACCCTCAGCGCGGCCAACCCCGTGTTGACCGAAGCCCAGCTCGCCGACGTCGTCGTCCCGGCGATCACCTCCGGCACCGTGCGGCCCTCGCACACCGGCGCCGCCGAGATCCAGCAGGAAGTGCGGTCGGGGCTCGACGGCCTGTGGGTCGCCGACGCTGACATCGCCGGCACGCTGCGCGGCGTCTGCGACACCATCGGCCCCCTCCTCGAGCAATGA
- the nrdF gene encoding class 1b ribonucleoside-diphosphate reductase subunit beta yields the protein MAEKLQLLNHVQAINWNRIQDDKDLEVWNRLVNNFWLPEKVPLSNDIQSWNTLTPEEQTLTMRVFTGLTLLDTIQGTVGAVSLIPDAITPHEEAVYTNIAFMESVHAKSYSSIFSTLCSTKEIDEAFRWSTENEFLQKKARIVMDYYRGDDPLKRKVASTLLESFLFYSGFYLPMHWSSRAKLTNTADLIRLIIRDEAVHGYYIGYKFQRGLETVDQARRDDIKDYTFSLLYELYDNEVGYTQSLYDAVGLSEDVKKFLHYNANKALMNLGYEAMFPSSVTNVNPAILSALSPNADENHDFFSGSGSSYVIGKAEATEDDDWDF from the coding sequence ATGGCTGAGAAGCTGCAGCTGCTGAACCACGTGCAGGCCATCAATTGGAACCGCATCCAGGACGACAAGGACCTCGAGGTCTGGAACCGTCTCGTGAACAACTTCTGGCTCCCCGAGAAGGTGCCGCTGTCGAACGACATCCAGTCGTGGAACACGCTCACCCCCGAGGAGCAGACCCTCACGATGCGCGTGTTCACGGGACTCACGCTCCTCGACACGATCCAGGGCACGGTGGGCGCCGTCTCGCTGATCCCCGACGCGATCACCCCGCACGAGGAGGCCGTCTACACGAACATCGCGTTCATGGAGTCGGTGCACGCGAAGAGCTACTCGTCGATCTTCTCGACGCTGTGCTCGACGAAGGAGATCGACGAGGCGTTCCGCTGGTCGACCGAGAACGAGTTCCTTCAGAAGAAGGCGCGCATCGTCATGGACTATTACCGTGGCGACGACCCCCTCAAGCGCAAGGTCGCCTCGACCCTGCTCGAGTCGTTCCTCTTCTACTCGGGCTTCTACCTGCCGATGCACTGGTCGAGCCGCGCCAAGCTCACCAACACGGCAGACCTGATCCGCCTCATCATCCGCGACGAGGCCGTGCACGGGTACTACATCGGGTACAAGTTCCAGCGCGGCCTCGAGACGGTCGACCAGGCCCGTCGCGACGACATCAAGGACTACACGTTCTCGCTGCTGTATGAGCTGTACGACAACGAGGTGGGCTACACCCAGAGCCTGTACGACGCGGTCGGCCTCAGTGAAGACGTGAAGAAGTTCCTGCACTACAACGCCAACAAGGCGCTGATGAACCTCGGCTACGAGGCGATGTTCCCGTCGTCCGTGACGAACGTGAACCCGGCGATCCTGTCGGCCCTCTCGCCGAACGCGGACGAGAACCACGACTTCTTCTCGGGGTCGGGCTCGTCGTACGTCATCGGCAAGGCCGAGGCGACGGAGGACGACGACTGGGACTTCTGA
- a CDS encoding acyl-CoA dehydrogenase family protein, producing MTTPFDPARFLPDDLLARVRERAVTHDRDNTFPREDLDELRAAGYLGILVPTDRGGAGLTLTEASVLQQRLAGAAPATALAINMHLVWTGVAKVLQDRGIDDLAFVQRGAAAGEVFAFGISEAGNDLVLFGSDTDARPEGDGGYRFTGTKIFTSLAPVWDHLGVHGLDTTSADAPRMVFAFLDRSDAVVTRDDWDTLGMRGTQSRTTELHGATAPAERVVRRLAPGPQPDPLVFGIFAVFEILLASVYTGIARRALDLAVETAHARRSKKSGTTYANDPDIRWRIADMALAYDALPPQLAALSTDVDTLADHGGRWFSLLAGVKHRAVSTAKAVVDDAILVGGGSAYSAHSELSRLYRDVLAGMFHPSDPESAHSAAATAWLGPVSS from the coding sequence ATGACCACCCCGTTCGATCCCGCTCGGTTCCTGCCCGACGATCTGCTCGCGCGCGTCCGCGAGCGGGCCGTGACGCACGACCGCGACAACACGTTCCCGCGCGAGGATCTCGACGAGCTGCGGGCGGCGGGCTATCTCGGCATCCTGGTCCCCACCGATCGCGGGGGCGCGGGCCTCACGCTGACGGAGGCGTCGGTGCTGCAGCAGCGCCTCGCGGGCGCCGCGCCGGCGACGGCCCTGGCCATCAACATGCACCTCGTGTGGACGGGGGTGGCGAAGGTGCTGCAGGACCGCGGGATCGACGACCTCGCCTTCGTGCAGCGGGGAGCGGCGGCGGGCGAGGTCTTCGCGTTCGGCATCAGCGAGGCGGGCAACGACCTCGTGCTCTTCGGCAGCGACACCGACGCCCGCCCCGAGGGCGACGGCGGCTACCGCTTCACCGGCACGAAGATCTTCACGTCGCTCGCTCCGGTCTGGGATCACCTCGGCGTGCACGGGCTCGACACCACGTCCGCCGACGCTCCACGAATGGTGTTCGCGTTCCTCGATCGCAGCGATGCCGTGGTCACGCGCGACGACTGGGACACCCTGGGCATGCGGGGCACGCAGAGCCGCACGACCGAACTGCACGGCGCCACCGCCCCCGCCGAGCGGGTCGTCCGCCGCCTCGCGCCCGGACCGCAGCCCGACCCGCTCGTGTTCGGCATCTTCGCGGTGTTCGAGATCCTCCTGGCGTCGGTCTACACCGGGATCGCCCGCCGCGCTCTCGACCTCGCGGTCGAGACGGCGCACGCCCGGCGCTCGAAGAAGAGCGGCACGACCTACGCGAACGACCCCGACATCCGGTGGCGGATCGCCGACATGGCGCTCGCCTACGACGCTCTCCCGCCGCAGCTCGCCGCGCTCAGCACCGACGTCGACACCCTCGCCGACCACGGCGGGCGCTGGTTCTCGCTCCTCGCCGGGGTCAAGCACCGCGCCGTCTCGACGGCCAAAGCGGTCGTCGACGACGCGATCCTCGTCGGAGGCGGGTCGGCGTACTCCGCCCACAGCGAGCTCAGTCGGCTCTACCGCGACGTGCTCGCAGGGATGTTCCACCCCTCCGACCCCGAGTCCGCGCACTCCGCCGCGGCCACGGCATGGCTGGGACCGGTGTCGTCGTGA